A window of the Falco biarmicus isolate bFalBia1 chromosome 10, bFalBia1.pri, whole genome shotgun sequence genome harbors these coding sequences:
- the TMEM132A gene encoding transmembrane protein 132A — translation MAPAPAPGPRLALLAAALLCAPARGDGEPPEPVYLPAALEVLGVPEYYRLQRADRDLPANASLRARTESYLLLRHGPAQPLVQATYPPFSTRQEVPAETPLGKDGSAAWAIRAVPLESAVSPAEPVARVLFHLQGPDWLPGERDHPGERDHPWVRDHLGERDHPGERDLPCVTLHAHHRGRVARGTCRLQTPLGVCVVELEIPPRWFSPASPTSRSRRRAAEPPGRPEPPEPAELHYSVVGPGECGHGGGRERSRGGEAPRYLGMLELRAAEPARRQEVRLDDKVLLRVPDATLRPGQRFTATLALRHNFTADQLTLRIKAKKGLQVVAARPGAPAAWTAQLERSRGPKHSTAVVTCRRSGDARGSWRVADSSTFLYLDLAVENGTGGLAPARPLTWQVEYPGQDPEAQKDKLVWEIQVSERDVRALVPLVQELEILNTAPLTGVSRAVPVKLVAVEAGGGVTELTEPPGCESADKQVLQVSDACDTVFVGGKESRGARGARVDFWSRRLHASLRFTVWAPLLPLRVQLGDTALEQVRGWRLPGGPESAAAEAEEPGEEAERRARGCRPQYQRTAVKVLAHFVAHPLDGGRHLTYLPGPDWLLDVTHLVASQTRVQDPRVASLEGGTVVVGREPGVTSVEVRSPLSDSILGEQMLVVSEEKVTVTELRAQVVSGLSLMLRAEPGHPSVVTTTVQGTVTLRAPKQEATLSVWLSFSDRTLAPLELYGWQDMALTVTSLDPAVATVGGSPSVPATRPWVVAEGPGRGSLLQLSLHPPDACRRGRHRAAALATGTAWLEVGASRRAPTPGSPWPRGGHPRPSSPFPRAEGAMSGEAVTAASEPRQRDPAGVGPASTKLQGLGSSSEEEEEGYGHDRAGREEEEEDEMVKAPERVTDLEIGMYVLLAVFCLAIFIFLVNCIFFVLRYQQKELPDAGTAPSAPQPHNWVWLGTDQEELSRQLDRRQPEPPAPEAGTEAGRCCCGVPPGPAPGSEAGGPPPGTPTPGAPLPRKEGGTLGGGRRKRVEFVTFAPARVPEEPPLPAPNVQSILVASEDDIRWVCEDMGLRDPEELRSYMERIRGSS, via the exons ATGGCCCCCGCACCGGCCCCGGGGCCCCGGCtggcgctgctggccgccgcCCTGCTCTGCGCCCCAG CGAGGGGTGACGGGGAACCCCCCGAGCCCGTGTACCTGCCGGCAGCCCTGGAGGTGCTCGGCGTGCCCGAGTACTACCGGCTGCAGCGGGCGGACCGGGACCTGCCCGCCAACGCCTCGCTGCGCGCCCGCACCGAGAGCTACCTGCTGCTGCGGCACGGCCCTGCGCAGCCCCTCGTCCAGGCCACCTACCCGCCCTTCAGCACCCGGCAG GAGGTGCCCGCCGAGACCCCCCTGGGAAAGGATGGCTCGGCAGCCTGGGCCATCCGTGCCGTCCCCCTCGAGAGCGCCGTGTCCCCGGCTGAGCCTGTTGCCCGTGTCCTCTTCCACCTGCAAGGTCCCGactggctgcctggggagcgGGACCACCCTGGGGAGCGGGACCACCCTTGGGTGCGAGACCACCTTGGGGAGCGGGACCACCCGGGGGAGCGGGACCTGCCCTGCGTCACCCTCCATGCACACCACCGTGGCCGGGTGGCCCGTGGGACATGCCGCCTGCAG ACACCCCTGGGCGTCTGTGTGGTGGAGCTGGAGATCCCCCCACGCTGGTTCTCCCCGGCATCCCCCACCTCACGCAGCCGCCGCCGGGCAGCTGAGCCCCCCGGGCGCCCCGAGCCCCCCGAGCCGGCCGAGCTGCACTACAGCGTGGTGGGGCCGGGGGAGTGCGGACACGGCGGGGGCCGGGAGCGGAGCCGTGGTGGGGAGGCACCGCGGTACCTGGGCATGCTGGAGCTGCGGGCGGCCGAGCCGGCGCGGCGGCAGGAGGTACGGCTGGACGACAAGGTGCTGCTGCGGGTGCCTGACGCCACGCTGCGCCCAGGGCAGCGCTTCACTGCCACCCTCGCCCTGCGGCACAACTTCACCGCTGACCAGCTGACGCTCCG GATCAAGGCGAagaaggggctgcaggtggtggCGGCCCGCCCTGGGGCCCCCGCTGCCTGGACTGCCCAGCTGGAGCGCAGCCGGGGCCCCAAGCACTCGACGGCCGTGGTGACATGCCGGCGGAGCGGGGATGCTCGCGGCAGCTGGAG GGTGGCCGACTCCTCCACATTCCTGTACCTGGACCTGGCGGTGGAGAATGGGACGGGGGGGCTGGCACCGGCGCGGCCCCTCACCTGGCAGGTGGAGTACCCCGGCCAGGACCCCGAGGCCCAGAAGGACAAACTAGTGTGGGAGATCCAGGTGTCGGAGCGGGATGTCCGTGCCCTCGTCCCCCTGGTACAG GAGCTGGAGATCCTGAACACAGCCCCACTGACGGGGGTCTCCCGTGCCGTGCCGGTGAAGCTGGTGGCGGTGGAGGCAGGCGGCGGCGTGACTGAGCTCACCGAGCCCCCGGGCTGCGAGTCGGCCGACAAGCAGGTGCTGCAG GTCTCAGATGCCTGTGACACGGTGTTCGTGGGGGGCAAGGAGAGccggggggcacggggggcacGGGTGGACTTCTGGTCCCGGCGCTTGCATGCCTCGCTGCGCTTCACCGTCTGGGCACCGCTGCTGCCCCTGCGTGTCCAGCTGGGCGACACCGCGCTGGAGCAAGTGCGGGGCTGGCGCCTGCCTGGTGGCCCCGAGAG TGCTGcggcagaggcagaggagccCGGGGAGGAGGCTGAGCGGCGGGCACGGGGCTGCCGGCCCCAGTACCAGCGGACGGCGGTGAAGGTCCTGGCGCACTTTGTGGCCCACCCACTCGATGGTGGCCGTCACCTCACTTACCTGCCCGGTCCTGACTGGCTCCTGGATGTCACCCACCTGGTGGCCAGCCAGACCCGGGTGCAGGACCCCCGCGTGGCTTCACTGGAGGGGGGCACCGTGGTGGTCGGCCGAGAGCCTGGGGTCACTTCTGTGGAG GTCCGCTCCCCGCTCTCGGACTCCATCCTGGGGGAGCAGATGCTGGTGGTGTCGGAGGAGAAGGTGACGGTGACAGAGCTGCGCGCCCAGGTGGTGTCGGGGCTGTCCCTGATGCTGCGGGCAGAGCCAGGCCACCCCAGTGTGGTCACCACCACCGTCCAGGGGACGGTCACCCTGCGTGCCCCGAAGCAG GAGGCGACGCTGTCCGTCTGGCTGTCCTTCTCTGACCGCACGCTGGCCCCTCTGGAGCTGTACGGCTGGCAGGACATGGCCTTGACCGTGACCTCGCTGGACCCTGCCGTGGCCACCGTGGGGGGCTCGCCCAGTGTCCCCGCCACCCGCCCGTGGGTGGTGGCtgaggggccggggcgggggtctctgctgcagctcagcctgcatccCCCCGACGCCTGCCGCCGGGGCCGGCACCGGGCAGCCGCACTGGCCACCGGCACCGCCTGGCTCGAGGTGGGAGCCAGCCGGCGTGCACCTACCCCCGGTAGCCCCTGGCCCCGCGGTGGCCACCCCCGGCCCAGCTCGCCCTTCCCGCGGGCCGAGGGGGCCATGTCGGGGGAGGCAGTGACAGCAGCCAGCGAGCCGCGGCAGAGGGACCCCGCAGGGGTGGGACCTGCCTCCACCAAGCTCCAGGGCCTGGGGTCTTcctcagaggaggaggaggaaggctaCGGCCACGACCGCGcgggcagggaggaagaggaggaggatgagatGGTGAAGGCTCCCGAGCGGGTGACGGACCTGGAGATTGGCATGTACGTCCTGCTGGCTGTCTTCTGCCTGGCCATCTTCATCTTCCTCGTCAACTGCATCTTCTTTGTCCTGCGGTACCAGCAGAAGGAGCTGCCGGATGCCGGCAcggccccctcagccccccagccccacaactgggtctggctgggcaCCGACCAGGAGGAGCTGAGCCGGCAGCTGGATCGCCGGCAGCCTGAGCCCCCGGCCCCCGAGGCGGGCACTGAGGCCGGGCGCTGCTGCTGCGGGGTGCCCCCGGGCCCTGCACCCGGCTCTGAAGCAGGGGGTCCCCCCCCTGGCACACCGACACCCGGGGCTCCCCTGCCCCGCAAGGAAGGGGGCACGCTGGGGGGCGGCCGGAGGAAGCGGGTGGAATTTGTCACCTTTGCGCCTGCCCGGGTCCCCGaggagccccccctgcccgcccccaATGTCCAGTCCATCCTGGTGGCCAGCGAGGACGACATCCGCTGGGTGTGTGAGGACATGGGGCTGCGGGACCCCGAGGAGCTCAGGAGCTACATGGAGAGGATCCGGGGCAGCTCCTGA
- the TMEM109 gene encoding transmembrane protein 109, giving the protein MAEAGRPALSDCGPLRCRSRLRFLFRFRAARSAAATYPTAHRQEPRWGAPRGAGPCWPRCCGPRSSAGGTGDRLEDGQAGFRAPPAADDLLSRLGRAAWGGLEGWLGPQPLQLLAESLAAAAWVVSSGISVALTTLGTILGDLLAASGLGGDRLVRAAALGPSEVQRVLLWGLTALVASWVLSRLLRLLRPVLRWVKLCCFLGAFLHVAASPESPTVQAGMLLALWVLYALLGCLEGPPSPSPQLDAAVRSLEWKVEELRRRQKWGGPRNREE; this is encoded by the exons ATGGCGGAGGCCGGGCGCCCGGCGCTCTCCGACTGCGGCCCACTCCGGTGCCGGTCGCGCCTCCGGTTCTTGTTCCGGTTCCGGGCGGCGCGCTCGGCCGCCGCGACGTATCCAACAGCTCAc AGGCAGGAGCCAAGATggggggcgccgcggggcgCCGGGCCCTGCTGGCCGCGCTGCTGTGGGCCCCGTTCCTCggcgggggggacgggggacCGGCTGGAGGACGGGCAGGCTGGTTTTCgggccccccccgccgccgaTGACCTGCTGTCGCGGCTGGGCCGAGCTGCCTGGGGGGGCCTGGAGGGCTGGCtgggcccccagcccctgcagctgctggccgAG AGCCTTGCCGCCGCCGCCTGGGTCGTGTCCTCGGGGATCTCGGTGGCCCTGACCACGCTGGGCACCATCCTGGGGGATCTGCTGGCTGCCTCCGGCCTCGGCG GGGACAGGCTGGTGCGTGCGGCAGCGCTGGGCCCCAGCGAGGTGCAGcgggtgctgctgtgggggcTGACTGCCCTGGTGGCTTCCTGGGTGCTGTCACggctgctgcggctgctgcgGCCCGTGCTGCGCTGGGTGaagctctgctgcttcctggGTGCCTTCCTCCACGTCGCGGCCTCCCCGGAGAGCCCCACGGTGCAGgcggggatgctgctggctctCTGGGTGCTCTATGCCCTTCTGGGGTGCCTGgagggaccccccagccccagcccccagctggaTGCTGCCGTGCGCAGCCTGGAGTGGAAGGTGGAAGAGTTGCGGCGGCGGCAGAAGTGGGGGGGTCCCCGTAACCGGGAGGAGTGA
- the PRPF19 gene encoding pre-mRNA-processing factor 19, producing the protein MALICSISNEVPEHPCVSPVSNHVYERRLIEKYIAENGTDPVNNQPLSEEQLIDIKVAHPIRPKPPSATSIPAILKALQDEWDAVMLHSFTLRQQLQTTRQELSHALYQHDAACRVIARLTKEVTAAREALATLKPQAGLIVPQAVPSAQPNVAGAGESMDLGELAGMTPEIIQKLQDKATVLTTERKKRGKTVPEELVKPEELSKYRQVASHVGLHSASIPGILALDLCPSDTNKILTGGADKNVIVFDKSSEQILATLKGHSKKVTSVVFHPSQDLVFSASPDATIRIWSVPNASCVQVVRAHEGSVTGLSLHATGDYLLSSSDDQYWAFSDIQTGRVLTKVTDESSGCALTCAQFHPDGLIFGTGTMDSQIKIWDLKERTNVANFPGHSGPITSIAFSENGYYLATAADDSSVKLWDLRKLKNFKTLQLDNNFEVKSLIFDQSGTYLALGGTDVQIYICKQWTEILHFTEHSGLTTGVAFGHHAKFIASTGMDRSLKFYSL; encoded by the exons ATGGCCCTCATCTGCTCCA TTTCCAACGAGGTGCCCGAGCACCCGTGCGTCTCCCCCGTCTCCAACCACGTCTACGAGCGGCGGCTGATCGAGAAGTACATCGCGGAGAACGGCACCGACCCCGTCAACAACCAGCCGCTTTCCGAGGAACAGCTCATCGACATCAAAG TTGCCCACCCCATCCGGCCCAAGCCTCCTTctgccaccagcatcccagCCATCCTGAAAGCCCTCCAGGATGAGTGG GATGCTGTCATGCTGCACAGCTTCACCCTCCGCCAGCAGCTGCAGACGACGCGCCAGGAACTGTCCCACGCGCTCTACCAGCACGATGCCGCTTGCCGTGTCATTGCTCGGCTCACCAAGGAGGTCACAGCCGCCAGAGAAG cttTGGCGACTCTGAAACCACAGGCCGGCCTCATCGTGCCCCAGGCAGTGCCATCCGCCCAGCCGAATGTGGCG ggagctggggagtCCATGGATCTGGGAGAGCTTGCGGGCATGACCCCCGAGATCATCCAGAAG CTTCAAGACAAGGCTACGGTGCTGACCACGGAGCGTAAGAAG AGAGGAAAGACAGTTCCAGAGGAGCTGGTGAAGCCGGAGGAACTCAGCAAGTACCGGCAGGTCGCCTCGCATGTG GGGCTGCATAGTGCCAGCATCCCAGGGATCCTTGCCTTGGACCTCTGTCCTTCCGATACCAACAAGATCCTCACCG gtGGGGCTGATAAAAATGTCATCGTCTTTGACAAGAGCTCGGAGCAGATTTTGGCAACACTCAAGGGGCACTCCAAGAAGGTTACCAGTGTTGTCTTCCACCCGTCTCAG GACTTGGTGTTCTCAGCTTCTCCTGATGCTACTATCCGGATCTGGTCTGTGCCCAACGCCTCGTGTGTGCAGGTTGTCCGTGCCCATGAGGGCTCTGTGACGGGGCTGAGCCTCCACGCGACAGGCGACTACCTCCTCAGCTCTTCTGATGACCAG TACTGGGCTTTCTCTGATATCCAGACAGGACGTGTCCTCACCAAGGTGACAGATGAGAGCTCTGGCTGTG CTCTCACTTGTGCCCAGTTCCACCCGGACGGGCTCATTTTTGGAACAGGGACGATGGACTCTCAGATCAAGATCTGGGATCTGAAG GAACGCACCAATGTGGCCAACTTTCCGGGGCACTCGGGCCCCATCACCAGCATCGCCTTCTCTGAGAACGGCTACTACCTGGCCACGGCAGCGGACGACTCCTCTGTCAAGCTCTGGGACTTGCGTAAGCTCAAGAACTTCAAGACGTTGCAGCTGGACAATAACTTTGAG GTGAAGTCTCTCATCTTTGACCAGAGCGGCACCTACCTGGCCCTGGGCGGGACGGATGTCCAGATTTACATCTGCAAGCAGTGGACAGAAATCCTCCACTTCACAG agCACAGTGGCCTCACCACAGGAGTGGCTTTCGGCCACCACGCCAAGTTCATTGCCTCGACGGGCATGGACCGGAGCCTGAAGTTCTATAGCCTGTAG